A genomic window from Lycium barbarum isolate Lr01 chromosome 4, ASM1917538v2, whole genome shotgun sequence includes:
- the LOC132637528 gene encoding zinc finger BED domain-containing protein RICESLEEPER 2-like codes for MHQLMMLQSGLSEQNESISRVRRAVKYVKSSPARSASFKSYVEKVKLDTHGLLSLDVETRWNSTYLMLNTAVQFEKAFSRMYIDDHKYFNYCLELSGTAVHPSSEDWKNVKVFLKFLEIFYKTTLKFSSTLHVTSNCFFHDLFNLQSIIVRYSNCSDSILTDMARKMKLKFDKYWGDFEDMNMLLFVAIVLDPRYKIKYVKFLFNNFYDPLEGNGESTKVVNTLTRLYNHYKNSISGPSSENIGDQTSVMSQIGAMNSSDVWQSQWEKFLEDRNDVDNKSDLEKYLMDDLEKIKDFNILTWWKSSSERYPIVSRIARDVLAIPTSTVALESAFSTGGRILDCYRNSLSTKTAEALVCCQQWLRSTSKECNLEDLLEEIQKLEIAEKGNFT; via the exons ATGCATCAGCTAATGATGCTGCAATCAG GATTGAGTGAACAAAATGAGTCCATTTCTCGAGTAAGGCGTGCTGTGAAATATGTTAAGTCTTCTCCTGCAAGATCAGCTTCCTTTAAGTCATATGTTGAGAAGGTAAAACTAGACACCCATGGCCTTTTGAGTTTGGATGTTGAGACGAGGTGGAACTCTACATACTTGATGTTAAATACAGCTGTACAATTTGAAAAAGCCTTTTCAAGAATGTATATTGACGATCATAAGTACTTTAACTATTGTCTTGAATTGAGTGGAACAGCAGTGCATCCATCTTCggaagattggaagaatgtgaaaGTCTTTCTCAAGTTTCTTGAGATTTTCTATAAAACCACTTTGAAGTTTTCGAGTACTTTGCATGTTACTTCAAATTGTTTCTTCCATGATCTTTTTAATCTTCAAAGCATAATTGTCCGGTATTCGAATTGTAGCGATTCAATTTTGACTGATATGGCTAGGAAGATGAAACTTAAGTTTGATAAATATTGGGGTGATTTTGaggatatgaacatgttgttatttgTTGCCATTGTGTTGGATCCTCGCTACAAAATAAAGTATGTGAAGTTCCTTTTTAACAATTTTTATGATCCTTTGGAGGGAAATGGAGAGTCTACTAAAGTGGTGAACACTTTAACTCGCTTGTATAATCATTATAAGAATTCTATTTCTGGGCCTTCTAGTGAAAATATTGGAGATCAAACTAGTGTGATGAGTCAAATTGGTGCAATGAATAGTTCTGATGTGTGGCAATCGCAATGGGAGAAATTTCTTGAAGATAGGAATGATGTTGATAATAAGTCTGATCTTGAAAAGTATTTGATGGATGATCTGGAGAAGATTAAGGATTTCAATATCTTGACATGGTGGAAATCTTCATCTGAAAGATATCCTATTGTCTCTAGGATTGCAAGAGATGTGCTTGCTATTCCTACATCTACTGTTGCCTTAGAATCAGCTTTTAGCACCGGTGGTCGGATACTTGATTGTTATCGAAATTCTCTATCGACAAAGACAGCTGAAGCTCTTGTTTGTTGTCAACAATGGTTGCGGTCAACATCTAAAGAATGCAACCTTGAAGACCTTTTAGAAGAAATTCAAAAACTTGAGATCGCTGAAAAAGGTAATTTTACATAA